A part of Gramella sp. MAR_2010_147 genomic DNA contains:
- a CDS encoding carboxy terminal-processing peptidase, producing MKRNFKILAVVLLMAAASCSFTTKKFEDPNKDKLLIDLITYVLNQGHYDAKDINDSFSANVFEDYLEGLDPSKRFFYKKDIEEFDAFKQKLDDQIKSKNIDFFNLTYGRLGDRMEEARSLYKEILSEPFDFTETEKINTAYDSLEYASSKEEMRKRWKEQLKFNALITYHDLKQDEKNKKKDDESYEMKTDVELEKEARETTLSNIDRYYDFTDDLEREDYFSVYINAIVEEFDPHTFYFAPQEKDRFDIAMSGKLEGIGARLIKDSDNITITEVISGGPAWRSDGISEGDVILKVKQEDEKEAVSIVGMRLDDAVDLIKGPKDTKVTLTVRKKVMGNIEEVELTRDVIEIEETYAKASMVEKENRKFGVINLPKFYFDMEDYNNRNAASDIKKDIIKLKEEGMEGLVLDLRNNGGGSLKTVVDIAGMFIKEGPIVQVKSNGQRKEVLKDEDPQVLWDGPLVILVNELSASASEILAAAMQDYKRAIIIGSKQTYGKGTVQNVIDLNRWLRNNDMGDMGALKITTQKFYRVNGGSTQLEGVKSDVVVPDRYSFVDIGEKDQENPLPWDKIDAAKYDIWNGYVGYDEAISASKKRMDSNNQLQLIEENAKWVKDQSEDRSYSLNYTDYAQEAEQNKEMAKQFDAIKDYKTNLTYNSLPYEEELFTTDTILKEKRQRWHESLSKDVYIEEAINVLSDMKMNNITRNKLADVNGKKKVKN from the coding sequence ATGAAAAGGAATTTTAAAATTTTAGCGGTTGTTCTCTTAATGGCCGCGGCTTCTTGTAGTTTTACTACCAAGAAGTTTGAAGACCCCAACAAAGATAAACTACTTATAGACTTAATCACCTATGTTCTTAATCAGGGGCATTATGATGCAAAAGATATAAATGACAGTTTTTCAGCTAATGTCTTTGAAGACTATCTGGAAGGACTCGATCCATCCAAGCGTTTTTTCTACAAAAAAGATATTGAAGAATTTGATGCCTTTAAGCAAAAACTGGATGATCAGATTAAAAGCAAGAATATAGATTTCTTTAATCTTACTTATGGTCGTTTAGGCGATCGAATGGAAGAGGCAAGATCACTTTATAAAGAAATTCTTTCAGAACCTTTTGATTTCACCGAGACCGAAAAAATTAATACAGCATACGATAGTTTAGAGTATGCTTCTTCTAAGGAGGAAATGAGAAAGAGATGGAAAGAGCAACTAAAGTTCAATGCTTTAATCACTTATCACGATCTAAAACAAGACGAGAAAAATAAGAAGAAAGATGATGAGTCTTATGAAATGAAGACCGATGTTGAACTTGAAAAAGAGGCGAGAGAAACTACACTTTCTAACATAGACAGATATTATGACTTTACTGATGATCTTGAAAGAGAAGATTATTTTTCAGTATATATCAATGCAATAGTGGAGGAATTTGATCCACACACATTCTATTTTGCCCCTCAGGAAAAGGATAGATTTGATATTGCAATGTCTGGAAAACTAGAGGGGATAGGAGCTCGTTTGATAAAGGACAGTGATAATATTACCATTACGGAGGTGATTTCCGGAGGTCCGGCCTGGAGAAGTGATGGAATTTCTGAAGGTGACGTGATCCTGAAGGTGAAACAGGAAGATGAAAAAGAAGCGGTAAGCATTGTTGGAATGAGGCTTGACGATGCAGTAGATCTAATTAAAGGCCCTAAGGATACTAAGGTTACCCTTACCGTTCGTAAAAAAGTAATGGGTAATATTGAAGAAGTGGAGCTAACCCGGGATGTTATAGAAATTGAAGAGACCTATGCAAAGGCCTCTATGGTAGAGAAAGAGAATAGAAAATTTGGAGTGATTAACCTTCCAAAATTCTATTTTGATATGGAAGATTATAACAATAGAAACGCAGCTTCAGATATTAAAAAGGATATCATCAAATTGAAAGAAGAGGGAATGGAAGGCCTTGTACTGGATCTTCGAAACAATGGTGGTGGATCGCTAAAGACAGTTGTTGATATCGCCGGAATGTTTATTAAGGAAGGACCTATTGTTCAGGTTAAATCTAACGGGCAGCGCAAGGAAGTGCTTAAAGATGAAGATCCTCAGGTACTTTGGGATGGCCCACTTGTGATCCTGGTAAATGAACTTTCAGCTTCAGCTTCAGAAATTCTAGCGGCGGCAATGCAGGATTATAAAAGAGCGATCATTATTGGTAGCAAACAAACCTATGGTAAAGGAACTGTTCAAAATGTGATAGACCTTAACAGATGGCTTAGAAATAATGATATGGGAGATATGGGTGCCCTTAAGATCACTACTCAAAAATTCTATCGTGTAAATGGAGGTTCAACTCAGTTGGAAGGTGTTAAGAGTGATGTTGTAGTACCAGACAGGTACAGCTTTGTTGATATAGGAGAGAAAGATCAGGAAAATCCACTTCCATGGGATAAGATCGATGCTGCGAAATATGATATCTGGAATGGATATGTTGGGTATGACGAAGCCATAAGTGCTAGCAAAAAGAGGATGGATTCAAATAATCAGCTTCAATTAATTGAAGAAAATGCTAAATGGGTAAAAGATCAGAGTGAAGATAGAAGCTACTCTTTAAATTATACAGATTACGCTCAGGAAGCTGAACAAAATAAAGAAATGGCCAAGCAGTTTGATGCGATTAAGGACTATAAAACCAATCTTACTTATAACTCGCTTCCTTACGAAGAGGAATTGTTTACAACAGATACTATTCTAAAGGAAAAGAGACAAAGATGGCATGAGAGTCTTAGTAAAGATGTGTATATTGAAGAGGCCATTAATGTACTTTCAGATATGAAAATGAATAACATTACAAGAAATAAACTTGCCGATGTTAATGGGAAAAAGAAAGTGAAGAATTAA
- the rodA gene encoding rod shape-determining protein RodA, with product MSKSSAAGFDWISIFIYLILICFGWTNIYSASLGSTSGSFFDLDQPYGKQALFIGLSIFLIIIVLSVEAKFYQRFSSIIYIVSLLSLAGLFVFGKTISGATSWYSFGSFGLQPSEFAKFATALALSKYLSDIQTNIRQLSHQVKAFIIIAIPALLIVPQPDPGSALVYAAFFFPLYREGLSGFYLVTGLSAVAVFILTLIIGPVWVSITVLALGLLMFFRKRKKRPGRILVTLFAAISIGLSFSVNYIFENVFEQRHRDRFNIVLGKEVDSRGIGYNTNQSEIAIGSGGWLGKGWTEGTQTKGHFVPEQHTDYIFSTVGEEWGFLGSAMVVILFVLLLLRLLILAERQRNQFYRIYGYSVIGILFIHFLVNIGMVIGVFPTVGIPLPFFSYGGSGLWGFTILLFIFIKLDSDRLSY from the coding sequence ATGAGTAAAAGCAGCGCAGCAGGATTTGACTGGATAAGCATTTTTATCTACTTAATTTTAATCTGTTTTGGCTGGACAAATATTTATTCTGCTTCTTTAGGAAGTACTTCGGGATCTTTCTTTGATTTAGATCAGCCATACGGGAAACAGGCACTTTTTATAGGTCTTAGCATCTTTCTTATTATTATCGTTCTTTCCGTAGAAGCTAAATTTTACCAGCGTTTTTCCAGTATCATCTATATAGTATCATTACTGTCCCTCGCAGGATTATTTGTTTTCGGGAAAACAATTTCAGGCGCTACCTCCTGGTATTCTTTTGGAAGTTTTGGATTACAACCCTCTGAATTTGCCAAATTTGCCACAGCACTGGCCCTTTCGAAATACCTAAGTGATATTCAAACCAATATCAGGCAACTTAGCCATCAGGTAAAAGCTTTTATAATTATAGCAATTCCGGCTTTATTGATAGTTCCACAACCCGATCCCGGCAGTGCATTGGTATACGCGGCTTTCTTTTTTCCTCTATACAGAGAAGGGCTATCAGGCTTTTATTTAGTCACGGGATTGTCTGCGGTAGCAGTATTCATTCTTACCCTTATTATTGGACCTGTTTGGGTTAGCATAACTGTTCTTGCCTTAGGCTTGCTTATGTTTTTCAGGAAACGAAAAAAACGCCCTGGAAGAATTCTAGTCACGCTGTTTGCTGCTATTTCTATAGGATTAAGCTTCTCTGTAAATTACATTTTTGAAAATGTTTTTGAACAACGGCACAGAGACAGGTTTAATATTGTTCTTGGAAAAGAAGTAGATTCCAGAGGTATTGGCTATAACACCAACCAAAGTGAAATTGCAATTGGTAGTGGTGGTTGGTTGGGAAAAGGCTGGACCGAAGGCACGCAAACTAAAGGTCATTTTGTCCCTGAACAGCATACCGATTATATTTTTAGTACCGTGGGTGAAGAATGGGGTTTCTTAGGAAGCGCCATGGTTGTAATCCTGTTCGTTTTACTATTGCTAAGACTTCTAATTCTTGCTGAAAGGCAACGAAACCAGTTTTACAGAATTTATGGATATTCTGTTATAGGAATTCTCTTTATACATTTCCTGGTAAACATTGGGATGGTAATTGGAGTGTTTCCAACCGTAGGGATTCCACTACCGTTTTTCAGCTATGGAGGTTCCGGGCTTTGGGGATTCACCATCTTGCTATTCATCTTTATTAAATTAGATTCTGACAGGCTTTCTTATTAG
- the mrdA gene encoding penicillin-binding protein 2 gives MRKVLLYITILTTGIIFIGRLFYLQIVDTSLAIRSQDNAIKVIYDYPQRGYIYDRDGELMVSNQPSYDVMVIPRNLKPFDTTEFCNILNLSREDLEKKLDKARIYSPMLPSVVIPQLTKSEYAILQEKMRNYEGFYIQKRSLRDYQVDHSANVLGYIAEVNQKKVNENPYYISGDLIGRAGVESYYEELLRGVKGVKYIQKDRFNRDIGAYKEGIYDTLPEKGKDITITIDAALQDYGKRLMKDKRGGIVALEPGSGEILALITAPTYDPAKLVGRQRSPNFTELYYDTIARPLYDRGLLAEYPPGSPFKTLNALIGLQEGVVDTNDKFSCNHGYTYGRGRKLGCHAHRSPLDMIPGIAQSCNAYFANVYRRIIEKYPTPQEGMDTWNAHLESFGLGNFLGSDLETGRPGKIPDAKYYNQIYDYPTYKWYATATISNAIGQGEVLMTPIQLANMAATIGNKGWYYTPHILKEVNGQPIKEEKFTKKNFTSIETRHFDPVVEGMHEVYKSGTASALRIPDIEIAGKTGTAENFTKIGGKRVQLTDHSIFVAFAPVENPKIAIAVFVENGYWGGRYAGRIASLMIEKYIKGTITRTDMEDWILSHSLQDEYAKPLSGEPFRINQ, from the coding sequence ATGAGAAAAGTTCTGCTATACATAACGATTTTAACTACAGGTATTATCTTTATTGGAAGATTATTTTACCTGCAGATAGTAGACACTTCATTGGCTATTCGTTCACAGGATAACGCCATTAAAGTGATCTATGATTATCCTCAACGAGGTTATATTTATGATAGAGATGGCGAGTTGATGGTTTCTAACCAACCATCTTATGATGTGATGGTAATTCCCCGAAACTTAAAGCCTTTTGATACTACTGAATTTTGCAATATTCTTAATCTTTCCAGGGAAGATTTAGAAAAAAAACTTGATAAAGCCCGTATTTATTCTCCAATGTTACCTTCGGTAGTGATTCCGCAGCTCACAAAAAGTGAGTACGCCATTCTCCAGGAGAAAATGAGAAATTATGAAGGCTTTTATATTCAGAAAAGATCTTTGAGGGATTACCAGGTGGATCATAGTGCCAATGTTCTTGGTTACATCGCAGAAGTGAACCAGAAAAAGGTAAATGAAAATCCATATTATATATCTGGTGATCTTATAGGCCGTGCGGGAGTTGAAAGTTATTATGAAGAATTGCTCCGTGGAGTAAAGGGTGTGAAATACATTCAAAAAGACAGGTTCAACCGGGATATTGGAGCTTATAAAGAAGGGATTTATGACACACTTCCTGAAAAGGGAAAAGATATAACCATTACTATTGACGCTGCATTACAGGATTATGGCAAAAGATTAATGAAAGATAAAAGAGGTGGTATCGTAGCCCTGGAACCTGGTAGTGGTGAAATTCTTGCTCTTATTACTGCTCCTACTTACGATCCTGCCAAACTAGTAGGTCGTCAACGTTCTCCTAATTTCACCGAATTATATTACGATACTATCGCAAGACCATTATATGACAGGGGCCTTCTTGCTGAATATCCTCCTGGTTCTCCTTTTAAAACTTTAAATGCCTTAATTGGTCTTCAGGAAGGCGTGGTAGACACTAATGACAAGTTCTCCTGTAATCATGGTTACACCTACGGAAGAGGAAGAAAACTAGGTTGCCATGCCCATAGGAGTCCGCTTGATATGATTCCGGGAATTGCACAATCCTGCAATGCTTATTTTGCCAATGTATATCGCCGGATTATTGAAAAATATCCTACACCTCAGGAAGGTATGGACACCTGGAACGCTCACCTGGAGAGTTTTGGATTAGGAAACTTTTTAGGATCTGATCTTGAGACAGGCAGGCCCGGAAAGATACCGGACGCTAAATACTATAATCAAATCTATGATTATCCTACCTATAAATGGTACGCAACAGCTACTATTTCTAATGCGATTGGTCAGGGAGAAGTTCTAATGACGCCAATTCAATTAGCGAATATGGCTGCAACCATAGGGAATAAAGGCTGGTACTATACCCCGCACATCCTTAAGGAAGTGAACGGACAGCCCATCAAAGAAGAAAAATTCACTAAAAAGAATTTCACCTCTATTGAAACCAGGCACTTTGATCCCGTGGTAGAAGGCATGCACGAGGTTTATAAAAGTGGAACTGCATCTGCGTTACGAATCCCTGATATTGAAATTGCCGGAAAAACCGGTACCGCTGAAAATTTCACTAAAATTGGAGGAAAAAGAGTACAGTTAACAGATCATTCTATATTCGTAGCCTTCGCTCCCGTAGAAAATCCCAAGATCGCCATTGCTGTTTTTGTTGAAAATGGATACTGGGGAGGACGTTATGCCGGTAGAATTGCCAGTTTAATGATCGAAAAATACATAAAAGGCACCATCACCAGAACAGACATGGAAGACTGGATACTTAGCCATAGCCTTCAGGATGAGTACGCGAAACCCCTTAGTGGAGAACCTTTCAGAATTAATCAATAA
- a CDS encoding rod shape-determining protein MreD — protein MDSKLFSNITRFIILVFLQVLVLNNINFSGYINPYLYVLFILLYPFTGNQSLFLFLSFLLGISIDVFEDSGGINAAACLVAAFVRPNLLRFSFGISYDHQNIRLANTPFGSKLSYIFLMVLIHHFVLFSLEMFSLNHILLILKKTLFSSIFTVILTLLSLSLFSKKYR, from the coding sequence ATGGACAGTAAGCTATTTTCAAATATCACCCGTTTTATAATTCTTGTATTTCTACAAGTACTGGTATTGAATAATATCAATTTTTCGGGATATATCAATCCATATTTATATGTGCTGTTTATACTTCTGTATCCGTTTACCGGAAATCAAAGTTTATTTCTTTTTCTCTCCTTTCTTTTGGGAATTAGCATAGATGTTTTTGAAGACAGCGGGGGAATTAATGCTGCAGCCTGTCTCGTAGCCGCATTTGTAAGACCCAATTTACTGAGATTTTCTTTCGGGATAAGCTATGATCATCAAAATATCAGGCTGGCAAACACCCCATTTGGATCCAAACTAAGTTATATTTTCCTGATGGTTCTTATACATCATTTCGTATTATTTTCCTTGGAAATGTTCAGTCTAAATCATATACTTCTAATACTGAAAAAAACATTATTTTCCAGTATATTCACAGTGATCCTAACACTTTTAAGCCTTAGTCTTTTCAGCAAGAAATATCGATGA
- the mreC gene encoding rod shape-determining protein MreC yields MQQIFNFLIRNKNSILFLILLAVSIFLTIQNHAFQKSRFISSANFVTGGIYSWSNNINTYLHLDEYNERLLEENNKLRNIISNINDSISVEKQLDSTSFEGDYLFRTARVINNNFAKIDNYLTLNRGENSGIQQEYGVITSQGIVGIVDRVNNEYSRVISILNSRSRINAQLSQTNHFGSLVWDGKDPNIVQLIDVPRQAPLKKGDTIITGGRSLIFPKGLPIGSIEDFKLDQTQSYYTINIKLFNDMTNIGYVYVIENINRDAVEALEEPSNGQ; encoded by the coding sequence ATGCAGCAGATTTTCAATTTTCTTATTAGGAATAAGAATTCTATATTATTCTTAATCCTGCTTGCTGTATCTATTTTCCTAACCATTCAGAATCATGCTTTTCAAAAAAGCCGGTTTATAAGTTCTGCAAATTTCGTGACCGGAGGGATCTATTCATGGTCTAACAATATCAATACTTACCTCCACCTTGACGAATACAATGAAAGGCTTCTGGAAGAGAATAATAAGCTAAGAAATATTATCTCTAATATCAACGATAGCATTTCTGTTGAAAAACAATTAGACAGTACCTCATTTGAAGGAGATTATTTGTTTAGAACCGCGAGGGTAATCAACAATAACTTTGCAAAGATCGATAATTATCTCACTCTTAACCGGGGAGAAAATTCCGGGATCCAACAGGAATATGGTGTTATCACAAGTCAGGGAATCGTTGGAATCGTAGACAGAGTAAATAATGAATATTCCAGAGTGATCTCTATTTTAAACAGCAGGTCAAGGATTAATGCACAGTTAAGCCAGACCAATCACTTTGGTAGCCTTGTATGGGATGGAAAAGACCCTAATATCGTACAATTAATAGATGTCCCCAGGCAGGCACCGTTAAAAAAGGGAGATACAATAATCACTGGCGGCCGTTCGTTGATCTTCCCAAAAGGTCTTCCCATTGGAAGTATTGAAGATTTCAAGCTGGATCAAACTCAAAGTTATTATACCATCAACATAAAGCTGTTTAACGATATGACCAATATCGGGTATGTTTATGTAATTGAAAATATAAATAGAGATGCGGTAGAGGCATTAGAGGAACCGAGCAATGGACAGTAA
- a CDS encoding rod shape-determining protein: MGFFDFLIEEIAIDLGTANTLIIHNDKVVVDSPSIVARDRTSGKITAVGKEAAMMQGKTHENIKTIRPLKDGVIADFDASEKMLTMFIKEIPALKKKLFTPALRMVICIPSGITEVEMRAVKESAERVNGKEVYLIHEPMAAAIGIGVDIMQPKGNMIVDIGGGTTEIAVIALGGIVCDKSVKIAGDVFTNDIVYYMRTQHNLYVGERTAEKIKIQIGAATEDLEVPPEEMSVQGRDLLTGKPKQVNISYREIAKALDKSILRIEDAVMETLSQTPPELAADIYNTGIYLAGGGSMLRGLDKRLSQKTDLPVYIAEDPLRAVVRGTGITLKTLNRYKGILIK; encoded by the coding sequence ATGGGATTTTTTGACTTTCTCATTGAAGAAATTGCAATCGACTTAGGTACTGCAAACACCTTAATTATTCATAATGATAAGGTGGTTGTAGATAGCCCCTCTATAGTTGCCAGGGATAGAACTTCGGGCAAAATCACAGCAGTTGGTAAAGAAGCTGCTATGATGCAGGGAAAGACTCATGAGAATATTAAAACTATTCGCCCATTAAAGGATGGTGTAATTGCCGATTTTGATGCCAGTGAAAAGATGCTCACGATGTTCATCAAAGAGATCCCAGCGCTAAAAAAGAAATTATTCACGCCTGCATTAAGAATGGTTATTTGTATCCCTTCTGGTATTACCGAAGTGGAAATGCGAGCTGTAAAGGAAAGTGCTGAAAGAGTGAACGGTAAAGAGGTGTATCTAATTCATGAACCTATGGCTGCTGCAATTGGTATTGGGGTAGATATTATGCAGCCAAAAGGAAATATGATCGTAGATATTGGAGGTGGTACGACAGAAATCGCCGTGATCGCCCTTGGCGGGATCGTTTGTGATAAATCGGTTAAGATTGCCGGGGATGTATTTACCAATGATATTGTTTATTACATGCGTACACAACACAACCTTTATGTTGGTGAACGTACTGCTGAAAAGATAAAGATCCAGATTGGTGCAGCTACAGAAGATCTTGAGGTTCCACCAGAAGAAATGAGCGTTCAGGGTAGAGATCTTTTAACAGGAAAACCTAAGCAGGTTAATATTTCTTACCGTGAGATCGCAAAAGCGCTTGACAAATCTATTCTAAGAATTGAAGACGCTGTAATGGAAACCCTTTCGCAAACACCCCCAGAACTTGCTGCCGATATATATAATACCGGTATTTATCTAGCCGGTGGTGGTTCTATGCTAAGAGGCCTGGATAAACGTCTATCCCAAAAAACCGATCTTCCAGTTTATATCGCAGAAGATCCATTAAGAGCGGTAGTTCGTGGAACAGGGATTACCTTGAAAACATTGAATAGATATAAAGGAATTTTGATCAAGTAG
- the purH gene encoding bifunctional phosphoribosylaminoimidazolecarboxamide formyltransferase/IMP cyclohydrolase — protein MSELKQAKSALISVFNKDGLEPIVRKLDDLDITIYSTGGTEKFIRELGVNVIPVEDITSYPSILGGRVKTLHPKVFGGILNRQDNDGDVKELEQYEIPQLDIVIVDLYPFEKTVASGAAEQDIIEKIDIGGISLIRAAAKNFKDVTCVSSVDDYHEFLELLNEKNGETSRADRKRFATKAFNISSHYDSAIFNYFNEENEVNSFKQSELKGKELRYGENPHQKGTFYGDFDNIFDKLHGKELSYNNLLDVDAAVNLMNEFKGEAPTFAILKHNNACGLAQRASIHKAYVDALAGDPVSAFGGILISNVEIDAETAEEIHKLFCEVVIAPSFSEKALEILKGKKNRILLVLKDVELPKNQVRTCLNGVLVQDKDLKTDALEDLNQATENKPTDEELSDMIFASKICKHTKSNTIVLAKNKQLCASGTGQTSRVDALTQSIEKARSFDFNLNGAVMASDAFFPFPDCVEIAGNSGITAVIQPGGSIKDQLSIDYCNKNNIAMVMTGTRHFKH, from the coding sequence ATGAGCGAATTAAAACAAGCAAAATCTGCTTTAATTTCAGTTTTTAACAAAGACGGACTAGAACCCATCGTAAGGAAACTTGACGATTTGGATATTACAATCTATTCTACCGGAGGTACTGAGAAATTTATCAGGGAACTTGGGGTTAATGTGATTCCTGTAGAAGATATAACTTCCTATCCTTCAATTCTAGGCGGAAGAGTAAAAACACTTCATCCAAAAGTTTTTGGTGGAATCTTGAATAGACAGGATAATGACGGGGATGTAAAAGAGCTGGAGCAGTATGAAATTCCGCAACTGGACATTGTGATTGTAGACCTTTATCCTTTTGAAAAAACAGTTGCTTCAGGCGCTGCTGAACAGGATATTATTGAAAAAATTGATATTGGTGGAATTTCACTGATAAGAGCTGCTGCTAAAAACTTCAAGGATGTTACCTGTGTTTCTTCTGTAGACGATTATCATGAATTCCTGGAACTTCTGAATGAAAAGAACGGAGAAACGAGCAGAGCAGACAGAAAAAGATTTGCCACAAAAGCCTTCAATATTTCTTCTCATTATGACTCGGCAATCTTCAATTATTTTAATGAAGAAAACGAGGTAAATTCATTCAAACAAAGTGAGTTAAAGGGAAAAGAATTGAGATACGGAGAGAATCCTCATCAAAAAGGAACTTTCTATGGAGATTTTGATAATATCTTTGATAAACTTCATGGAAAAGAACTTTCCTATAACAACCTTTTAGATGTTGATGCTGCCGTAAACCTGATGAACGAATTCAAAGGAGAAGCACCTACATTTGCCATTTTAAAACACAACAATGCCTGTGGACTGGCTCAACGTGCTAGCATACATAAAGCTTATGTAGATGCATTGGCTGGAGATCCGGTTTCAGCTTTCGGAGGAATTCTTATTAGTAATGTGGAAATAGACGCCGAAACTGCTGAAGAAATCCACAAACTTTTCTGTGAAGTCGTGATCGCTCCATCATTCTCAGAAAAAGCGCTGGAAATTCTAAAAGGAAAAAAGAACAGAATCCTTCTCGTTTTAAAAGATGTTGAGCTTCCAAAAAACCAGGTAAGAACCTGTCTCAATGGTGTTTTGGTTCAGGATAAAGATCTAAAGACAGATGCACTGGAAGATTTAAATCAGGCCACAGAGAACAAACCAACAGATGAAGAGTTATCTGACATGATATTTGCTTCAAAGATCTGCAAGCATACAAAATCGAACACCATCGTTTTAGCAAAAAACAAACAGTTGTGTGCAAGTGGTACCGGTCAAACCTCAAGAGTAGATGCCCTTACCCAAAGCATAGAAAAAGCAAGATCATTTGATTTTAATCTGAATGGAGCAGTGATGGCGAGTGATGCTTTTTTCCCGTTTCCTGACTGTGTGGAAATTGCAGGAAATTCTGGAATAACCGCGGTAATTCAGCCTGGAGGATCTATAAAAGATCAATTGAGCATAGATTATTGCAACAAGAATAATATCGCAATGGTGATGACAGGAACGCGCCATTTTAAACATTAA
- a CDS encoding ABC transporter permease, with amino-acid sequence MLIYLRVLKESFNFAISALKNNRLRTFLSLLGVTIGIFSIIAVLAAVDSLKKDIKGSLSALDNSTIIVMRFNFGPSDIPRWKREQFPDVSYEEYQNLKKSMPDLEAISFALGIPGGASLKYRDVTSAGVDVGAVTHEYYDIEAFELEDGRFFNEPEGVSGAPVIILGHEVASNLFGELDPMGKEIRVFGRKATVIGVMKKQGQSLFGNSRDGQAFVPANFARRVFGTTKGTVFPQIVLKPEEGVDSDEFIAILEQQLRNMRGIKPGEINNFFVNQLQGFADFIDNITGQLNIIGLVISGFSLLVGGFGIANIMFVSVKERTNLIGIQKSLGAKNKFILSQFLFEAIILSVIGGLVGLFVVWLVSIIASQFTGDFEFVLSPFNIFIGTAVSAIIGLISGIIPAISASKLDPVEAIRTGM; translated from the coding sequence ATGCTAATTTATTTACGCGTACTCAAAGAGAGCTTTAATTTTGCAATAAGCGCTCTTAAAAATAACCGTCTTCGTACGTTTCTCTCTTTACTGGGCGTTACCATTGGAATATTTTCAATAATTGCCGTTCTGGCTGCGGTAGATTCATTAAAAAAGGATATTAAGGGAAGTCTTAGCGCTCTTGATAATAGTACCATCATTGTGATGAGATTTAACTTTGGACCTTCTGACATTCCACGATGGAAAAGAGAGCAATTTCCAGATGTTTCTTACGAAGAATACCAGAATTTAAAGAAAAGCATGCCAGATCTGGAAGCTATAAGCTTTGCGCTTGGGATTCCTGGGGGAGCTTCATTGAAATACCGGGACGTGACCAGTGCCGGAGTTGATGTTGGAGCTGTAACGCATGAATATTATGATATTGAAGCATTTGAACTTGAGGATGGACGTTTTTTTAATGAACCCGAAGGGGTAAGCGGAGCTCCGGTAATTATTTTAGGCCATGAAGTAGCTAGTAATTTGTTCGGAGAGTTGGATCCTATGGGGAAGGAAATTAGGGTATTTGGAAGAAAAGCTACGGTTATTGGAGTTATGAAAAAGCAGGGGCAATCCCTGTTTGGAAATTCCCGGGATGGCCAGGCATTTGTGCCAGCAAATTTTGCTCGTCGTGTTTTCGGAACTACCAAAGGTACTGTATTTCCTCAAATAGTTTTAAAACCTGAAGAAGGAGTAGATAGTGATGAATTCATTGCGATTCTGGAGCAACAGCTACGAAATATGCGAGGTATAAAACCTGGCGAGATCAATAATTTTTTCGTAAATCAGTTACAGGGATTTGCAGATTTTATAGACAATATTACCGGTCAGTTAAATATCATAGGATTGGTAATTAGTGGATTTTCTCTTCTGGTAGGAGGTTTTGGTATTGCTAATATCATGTTTGTAAGCGTAAAAGAAAGGACCAACCTTATCGGAATTCAAAAATCGCTTGGAGCTAAGAACAAGTTCATACTTTCACAATTTCTGTTTGAAGCTATTATTTTATCTGTGATTGGAGGTCTCGTGGGACTTTTTGTGGTATGGCTCGTATCCATTATTGCATCGCAGTTTACCGGAGACTTTGAATTTGTACTTTCACCTTTCAATATTTTTATAGGAACGGCAGTTTCAGCGATAATAGGATTAATTTCAGGAATTATTCCTGCAATCTCTGCATCAAAACTAGATCCTGTTGAAGCAATTAGGACCGGAATGTAA